In the Bordetella genomosp. 10 genome, one interval contains:
- the rpmB gene encoding 50S ribosomal protein L28 produces MARKCQVTGKGPMVGNNVSHANNKTKRRFLPNLQSRRFWVESENRWVRLRVTTKALRTIDKNGIDAVLADMRARGERV; encoded by the coding sequence ATGGCACGTAAATGCCAAGTGACGGGCAAGGGCCCGATGGTGGGCAACAACGTTTCCCACGCCAACAACAAGACGAAGCGCCGCTTCCTGCCCAACCTGCAATCGCGCCGGTTCTGGGTCGAAAGCGAAAACCGCTGGGTGCGCCTGCGCGTGACGACCAAGGCGCTGCGCACCATCGACAAGAACGGCATCGACGCCGTCCTGGCCGACATGCGCGCCCGCGGCGAACGCGTCTAA
- the rpmG gene encoding 50S ribosomal protein L33, producing MAKGIREKIKLESTAGTGHFYTTTKNKRNMPEKMLIKKFDPVARKHVEYKETKLK from the coding sequence ATGGCCAAAGGCATCCGCGAAAAAATCAAGCTCGAGTCGACCGCCGGCACGGGCCACTTCTACACCACCACGAAAAACAAGCGCAACATGCCGGAAAAAATGCTGATCAAGAAATTTGATCCGGTTGCCCGCAAGCACGTGGAATACAAGGAAACCAAGCTCAAGTAA
- a CDS encoding glycosyltransferase family 39 protein, with the protein MTELSLPSGADHGRARTLAGTQAFRLSLLLAIQGLVWIVGSWIYRSNLDPAADMLENYVWGIEWQAGYYKHPPAFAWIAAAWFQVFPRTDLAYFALSSVNAMIGICGIVALARRFLPLRDALLVGLAMAVTPIYTTLAIKFNANTVLLSLWPWTAYFFVRYAQTGAWKSALALGAAAALAMLGKYFSVTLLAGLGLAGLVRPAWRAQLLRPRTLLAVAAGAVVLGPHLAWLVRNHFPTFAYADERIQEIARPFHQLLLGKAGYALIQLAYLLPAAAFFALLTRRRLAAAGLMLRSIARPSMDPDLWWLSFGTFFAICAASFGTGTTLSALWGNTQWFAIAVFWLVVLKRHGFEPDTRHVVRGMAVYWVLVLALSGVAGYAEAARHQRMAIEPRAELAHAARELWRERVGLPLPIVTGSDKEAKAIAFYGRDRTHYWDMYEPANTPWITRADVMREGALFVCQRGDGGCIQTASAVAGAHPVSVTVHKKAWGFTLPDYGYTLFLLPPAGWHPAVPNTAGGKNAW; encoded by the coding sequence ATGACAGAACTCTCCCTACCCTCCGGCGCCGATCATGGGCGCGCGCGCACGCTGGCCGGCACGCAAGCATTCCGGCTATCGCTGTTATTGGCCATCCAGGGCCTCGTCTGGATCGTCGGCTCGTGGATCTATCGCTCCAATCTCGATCCGGCCGCCGACATGCTGGAGAACTACGTCTGGGGCATCGAATGGCAGGCCGGCTACTACAAGCACCCGCCCGCCTTCGCGTGGATCGCCGCCGCCTGGTTCCAGGTCTTTCCCCGCACCGACCTGGCCTATTTCGCCCTGTCCAGCGTCAACGCCATGATCGGCATCTGCGGCATCGTGGCGCTGGCGCGCCGCTTTCTGCCCCTGCGCGACGCCCTCCTCGTCGGACTGGCGATGGCGGTCACGCCGATCTACACGACGCTGGCCATCAAGTTCAACGCCAATACGGTCCTGCTGTCGCTGTGGCCGTGGACCGCCTATTTCTTCGTGCGCTACGCGCAGACGGGCGCCTGGAAATCGGCGCTCGCGCTGGGCGCGGCGGCGGCCCTGGCGATGCTCGGCAAGTATTTCTCCGTCACGCTGCTGGCGGGCCTGGGCCTGGCCGGCCTGGTCCGGCCCGCCTGGCGCGCGCAATTGCTGCGTCCCCGCACGCTGCTGGCCGTGGCGGCCGGCGCCGTAGTCCTGGGCCCGCACCTGGCATGGCTGGTCAGGAATCACTTCCCGACCTTCGCCTACGCGGACGAACGCATCCAGGAAATCGCCCGTCCTTTCCATCAATTGCTGCTGGGCAAGGCCGGGTATGCGCTGATCCAGTTGGCCTACCTGCTGCCGGCGGCGGCCTTTTTCGCGCTGCTGACGCGCCGCCGCCTCGCCGCGGCCGGCCTGATGCTGCGGTCCATCGCGCGGCCGTCGATGGACCCCGACCTGTGGTGGCTGTCGTTCGGCACGTTCTTCGCCATCTGCGCCGCTTCCTTCGGCACCGGAACGACGCTGTCCGCGCTATGGGGCAACACGCAATGGTTCGCGATCGCCGTTTTCTGGCTCGTCGTGCTGAAACGGCACGGCTTCGAGCCGGACACCCGGCACGTCGTGCGCGGCATGGCGGTCTACTGGGTGCTGGTGCTGGCGTTGTCGGGGGTGGCCGGCTACGCGGAGGCGGCGCGCCACCAGCGCATGGCGATCGAGCCGCGCGCGGAACTCGCCCATGCCGCGCGCGAACTCTGGCGCGAACGCGTCGGCCTGCCGCTACCCATCGTGACCGGCAGCGACAAGGAAGCCAAGGCCATTGCCTTCTACGGCCGCGACCGCACGCACTACTGGGACATGTACGAGCCGGCCAACACGCCGTGGATTACCCGGGCCGACGTGATGCGCGAAGGCGCGCTGTTCGTCTGCCAGCGCGGCGACGGCGGCTGTATCCAGACCGCGTCCGCCGTCGCCGGGGCGCATCCCGTGTCCGTGACCGTGCACAAAAAGGCCTGGGGATTCACGCTGCCCGACTACGGCTATACGCTTTTCCTGTTGCCGCCGGCGGGCTGGCATCCGGCGGTCCCGAATACCGCCGGGGGGAAAAACGCCTGGTGA
- a CDS encoding ABC transporter substrate-binding protein, which yields MMFFSSPRLRWLAALCLFCCAAGAYAAPSHARPAQAKPGKTTAVPAPAPRLRIGEINTYRKQPDFALPYRRGWELALAQINADGGLLGQKVEVLSRDDQGVVDDAVKAAQALVDQDKVSALFGGYSSEVGLGLAHYAVENKVFYLAVAPLTQRLTWQEGNRYTWRLRPAAWMQAAAVAPKALGQRKPRWALVYRDDESDRATADAFKSLMKTFQPKVEFVYDTPQPKDKFDAEAVATAVAQAKPDAIFNMLTGDALRLFVGAGNAQQLFEQRPVVSLFTGDPENLQALGDLAPADWIVTGYPRDAIDTPVNRDFVKAYTDKYGSPPQTASVLGYTALMSLAAGIKRAGSADADKLTAAFAKLHVATPFGDIEYRAIDHQSTLGTWLGYTSRVDGVNGMDRYVYLAGARLQPPDENIRRLRPDTGERWPRQAGETAGAANNVPSSTANAPMGGASVPAPGNHLAPRRRLDTNNGSDGDEDEASEAPAGIAGGESNAAARKPAAPATLTPPSGMTREHAPAALPAWPGRLADKQSQLLPPVR from the coding sequence ATGATGTTTTTTTCCTCGCCGCGCCTGCGTTGGCTGGCGGCGCTCTGCCTGTTCTGCTGCGCGGCCGGCGCCTACGCCGCGCCCTCGCACGCCAGGCCGGCCCAGGCCAAGCCCGGTAAAACCACGGCCGTACCCGCGCCCGCGCCGCGCCTGCGCATCGGGGAAATCAACACCTACAGGAAGCAGCCGGATTTCGCCCTGCCCTATCGCCGCGGCTGGGAACTGGCGCTGGCGCAGATCAACGCCGACGGCGGCCTGCTGGGACAGAAGGTGGAGGTCCTGTCGCGCGACGACCAGGGCGTGGTCGACGACGCGGTCAAGGCGGCCCAGGCGCTGGTGGACCAGGACAAGGTCAGTGCGCTCTTCGGCGGCTATTCGTCCGAGGTCGGCCTGGGGCTGGCCCATTACGCCGTCGAGAACAAGGTTTTCTACCTGGCGGTGGCGCCCCTGACGCAACGCCTGACCTGGCAGGAAGGCAATCGCTACACCTGGCGCTTGCGGCCGGCCGCCTGGATGCAGGCCGCCGCCGTGGCGCCCAAGGCGCTGGGCCAGCGCAAGCCGCGCTGGGCGCTGGTGTACCGCGACGACGAATCGGACCGCGCCACGGCCGACGCCTTCAAGTCGCTGATGAAGACCTTCCAGCCCAAGGTCGAATTCGTCTACGACACGCCGCAGCCCAAGGACAAATTCGACGCGGAAGCCGTCGCGACCGCGGTTGCGCAGGCCAAGCCGGACGCGATCTTCAACATGCTCACCGGCGATGCCCTGCGGCTGTTCGTGGGCGCCGGCAATGCGCAACAATTGTTCGAACAGCGGCCCGTCGTCTCGCTGTTCACCGGCGACCCGGAGAATCTGCAGGCGCTGGGCGACCTGGCGCCGGCCGACTGGATCGTCACCGGTTATCCGCGCGATGCCATCGACACGCCGGTCAACCGGGATTTCGTCAAGGCCTATACCGACAAATACGGCAGCCCGCCGCAGACGGCCTCGGTGCTCGGCTACACGGCGCTGATGTCGCTGGCCGCCGGCATCAAGCGAGCCGGCTCGGCCGACGCCGACAAGTTGACGGCCGCCTTCGCCAAGCTGCACGTGGCCACGCCTTTCGGGGACATCGAATACCGCGCTATCGACCACCAGTCCACCCTGGGCACGTGGCTGGGCTACACCAGCCGCGTCGACGGGGTGAACGGCATGGACCGGTATGTCTACCTGGCCGGCGCGCGCCTGCAGCCGCCGGATGAAAACATCCGGCGATTGCGGCCGGACACGGGCGAACGCTGGCCGCGGCAGGCGGGCGAGACGGCCGGCGCGGCCAATAATGTGCCGTCAAGCACGGCCAACGCGCCAATGGGCGGCGCAAGCGTGCCCGCCCCGGGCAATCACCTCGCGCCGCGCCGGCGGCTGGACACCAACAATGGCAGCGACGGCGATGAGGACGAAGCGTCCGAAGCGCCGGCAGGCATCGCCGGCGGCGAATCGAACGCCGCCGCGCGAAAGCCCGCGGCCCCCGCCACCCTCACCCCGCCGTCCGGCATGACCCGCGAGCACGCCCCCGCCGCCCTGCCCGCATGGCCCGGCCGCCTGGCCGACAAGCAATCGCAACTGCTGCCGCCGGTGCGCTGA
- a CDS encoding MarR family winged helix-turn-helix transcriptional regulator, whose translation MAHSSFPKLDSAAALLLDNQLCFSLYSTQLAMSKVYRRLLADMGLTYPQYLVMLVLWEQDGVTVSAIGERLFLDSATLTPLLKRLEAAGLIARVRAAADERQVIVSLTEAGRALKQKAAAVPAGVGEAAQCSLQEAGEMIKTLNTLRRRLLAS comes from the coding sequence ATGGCTCATTCTTCCTTCCCCAAGCTGGACAGCGCCGCGGCGCTGTTGCTGGACAACCAGCTTTGCTTTTCCCTGTATTCGACGCAGTTGGCGATGAGCAAGGTGTATCGCCGCCTGCTGGCGGATATGGGCCTGACGTATCCGCAATATCTGGTGATGCTGGTGCTGTGGGAGCAGGACGGCGTGACCGTGTCGGCCATCGGCGAGCGCCTGTTCCTGGATTCGGCCACGCTGACGCCGCTGTTGAAGCGGCTGGAAGCGGCGGGCTTGATCGCGCGGGTGCGCGCGGCCGCCGACGAGCGGCAGGTCATCGTGTCGCTGACCGAGGCGGGACGCGCCTTGAAGCAGAAAGCGGCCGCGGTCCCGGCGGGCGTCGGCGAGGCGGCGCAATGCAGCCTGCAAGAGGCCGGCGAGATGATCAAGACCCTGAATACCCTGCGCCGCCGCCTGCTGGCGTCCTGA
- a CDS encoding organic hydroperoxide resistance protein produces MSIEKVLYRAQATATGGRDGRAVSSDNALDVKLTTPRELGGAGGNGTNPEQLFAAGYSACFIGALKFVASQEKFPLPADASITGEVGIGQIPGGFGIEVELKVSLPGVDPAKARELVEKAHTVCPYSNATRGNIDVTLTVV; encoded by the coding sequence ATGTCGATCGAAAAAGTTCTGTATCGCGCTCAAGCTACCGCCACCGGCGGCCGGGACGGCCGCGCCGTTTCGTCGGACAACGCGCTGGACGTGAAATTGACCACGCCGCGCGAGCTGGGCGGCGCCGGCGGCAACGGCACCAATCCCGAGCAGTTGTTCGCGGCCGGTTATTCGGCCTGCTTCATCGGCGCGCTGAAGTTCGTCGCCAGCCAGGAGAAATTCCCGCTGCCGGCCGACGCCAGCATTACCGGCGAAGTGGGCATCGGACAGATCCCGGGCGGCTTCGGCATCGAAGTGGAGCTGAAGGTCTCGCTGCCGGGCGTGGATCCCGCCAAGGCACGCGAACTGGTGGAGAAGGCGCATACCGTCTGCCCGTACTCGAACGCCACGCGCGGCAACATCGACGTGACGCTGACCGTCGTTTAA
- a CDS encoding KGG domain-containing protein → MTDNTEQKAPRKPRGFAAMGPEFQREIAAQGGRAAHRLGKAHRFNSQEARAAAAKRHAARNEQNGAEAAENAKAEGNAGVPGPAAPEEAEEQEDR, encoded by the coding sequence ATGACCGACAACACCGAGCAAAAAGCGCCGCGCAAGCCACGAGGATTTGCCGCCATGGGACCCGAATTCCAGCGGGAAATCGCCGCCCAGGGCGGCCGTGCCGCCCACCGGTTGGGCAAGGCCCATCGATTCAATTCCCAGGAGGCGCGCGCGGCCGCGGCCAAGCGGCACGCGGCCCGCAACGAGCAGAATGGGGCCGAGGCGGCCGAAAACGCCAAGGCCGAGGGGAATGCGGGCGTTCCCGGCCCGGCCGCGCCGGAAGAAGCCGAGGAGCAGGAGGATCGTTGA
- a CDS encoding MarR family winged helix-turn-helix transcriptional regulator — protein sequence MTHPSPPPSPDTTDYVDHILSQWRAARPDLPIAPMAIFSRLFRLQAVASRDIDRSLRPLGVNPGEFDVIATLTRHGPPHALSPQQLAESMLLSSGAMTNRLDRLEQAGLVARQPNPDDRRGVIVTLTPLGRQTADAVLRTYLDILDRMLAPLAPDRRDLLAGLLRDLLLAHDRHAPGGIRP from the coding sequence ATGACGCATCCCTCGCCTCCCCCGTCCCCCGATACGACGGACTACGTCGACCACATCCTGTCGCAATGGCGCGCGGCCCGGCCCGACCTGCCGATCGCCCCGATGGCCATCTTCAGCCGCCTGTTCCGCCTGCAGGCCGTGGCCTCGCGCGACATCGACCGCAGCCTGCGTCCGCTGGGCGTCAATCCGGGCGAATTCGACGTCATCGCCACCCTGACCCGCCACGGGCCGCCCCACGCCCTGAGTCCGCAGCAACTGGCCGAATCGATGCTGCTGTCCTCCGGCGCGATGACCAATCGCCTGGACCGCCTGGAGCAGGCCGGCCTGGTGGCGCGCCAGCCGAATCCCGACGACCGGCGCGGCGTCATCGTGACCCTGACCCCGCTGGGGCGCCAGACCGCCGACGCGGTGCTGCGCACCTACCTGGACATCCTCGACCGCATGCTGGCGCCGCTGGCGCCCGACCGGCGCGACCTCCTCGCCGGCCTGCTGCGCGACTTGCTGCTGGCCCATGACCGCCATGCGCCCGGCGGCATCAGGCCCTGA
- a CDS encoding MFS transporter, protein MSHNHVSPPPLLTQAMVLLMAVATGLIVASNYYAQPLLHAIGSEYGLGSAGAAVVTVAQGSYAVGLMLLVPLGDRIERRALITAMTLVAAAGQALVAYGPGMASVLAGTAITGATSVVAQVLVPFAATLAAPQERGRVVGAIMSGLLLGVLLGRTVAGLLADLGDWRTVYRVAAVLLVFVAASLWRVLPRHAGTSTMRYPALVRSVGTLFFQEPLFRARSLIGALSFAQFSVLWTSLTFLLANPPYGYSNSTIGLFGLAGAIGAAAARVFGRMADNGHANRSTRFGLWLLALSWPLLGLGGGSVLTLLAGILLLDLAVQALQVTNQACIYRLRPEARSRLTAGYMTAYFIGGALGSLASAAAYAHGGWLGVCALGLGLSVVSLLYGSLAPNARAPEMAARPKTA, encoded by the coding sequence ATGTCTCACAATCACGTTTCTCCCCCTCCTCTCCTGACGCAGGCCATGGTGCTGCTGATGGCCGTCGCCACCGGCCTGATCGTCGCCAGCAACTACTACGCGCAGCCGCTGTTGCACGCCATCGGCAGCGAGTACGGCCTGGGCTCGGCCGGCGCCGCCGTCGTGACGGTGGCGCAAGGCAGCTACGCCGTGGGCCTGATGCTGCTGGTGCCGCTGGGCGACCGCATCGAACGGCGCGCGCTGATCACCGCCATGACCCTGGTCGCGGCCGCCGGCCAGGCCCTGGTCGCCTACGGCCCCGGCATGGCCAGCGTGCTGGCGGGCACCGCCATCACCGGCGCCACGTCGGTGGTCGCCCAGGTTCTGGTGCCCTTCGCCGCCACCCTGGCGGCGCCCCAGGAGCGCGGCCGCGTCGTCGGCGCCATCATGAGCGGCCTGCTGCTGGGCGTGCTGCTGGGTCGCACCGTGGCGGGCCTGCTGGCCGACCTGGGCGACTGGCGCACGGTCTACCGGGTCGCCGCCGTCCTGCTGGTCTTCGTCGCCGCCAGCCTCTGGCGGGTGCTGCCCCGCCACGCGGGCACGTCGACGATGCGCTATCCCGCGCTGGTGCGTTCGGTCGGCACGCTGTTCTTCCAGGAGCCCCTGTTCCGCGCGCGCAGCCTGATCGGCGCGCTCTCCTTCGCCCAGTTCAGCGTGCTGTGGACCTCGCTGACCTTCCTCCTGGCCAATCCCCCTTATGGCTATTCGAACAGCACCATCGGCCTGTTCGGGCTGGCCGGCGCCATCGGCGCGGCGGCGGCGCGGGTTTTCGGCCGCATGGCGGACAACGGCCACGCCAACCGCAGCACCCGCTTCGGCCTGTGGCTGCTGGCCCTCTCCTGGCCCCTGCTGGGCCTGGGCGGCGGCTCCGTGCTGACCCTGCTGGCCGGCATCCTGCTGCTGGACCTGGCGGTGCAGGCCTTGCAGGTCACCAACCAGGCCTGCATCTACCGCCTGCGGCCGGAAGCCCGCAGCCGCCTGACGGCCGGTTACATGACGGCCTATTTCATCGGCGGCGCGCTCGGCTCGCTGGCCTCCGCCGCCGCGTATGCCCACGGCGGCTGGCTGGGCGTCTGCGCCCTGGGGCTGGGCCTGAGCGTCGTATCGCTGCTGTACGGCAGCCTGGCGCCCAACGCGCGCGCCCCCGAAATGGCCGCCCGCCCTAAGACGGCGTAG
- the leuS gene encoding leucine--tRNA ligase, which translates to MQERYLPNAVEAAAHQAWQARDAYRVVEHATDANGAEKPKFYACSMLPYPSGKLHMGHVRNYTINDMMARQLRMRGYNVLMPMGWDAFGMPAENAAIKSKVPPAKWTYDNIAYMKKQMQAMGLAIDWSREMCACDPAYYKWNQWLFLKMLEKGIAYRKTQVVNWDPVDNTVLANEQVIDGRGWRSGALVEKREIPGYYLRITDYAEELLDQVKTGLPGWPERVRVMQENWIGKSEGLRFAFTHDIRGADGAPIQDGRLYVFTTRADTIMGVTFCAVAPEHPLASHAAAGNPELAAFIEQCKLGGTTEAEMATREKEGMKTGLTVTHPITGAQVDVWVGNYVLMSYGDGAVMGVPAHDERDFAFAKKYGLPIRQVIDVQGKAYSTDAWQEWYADKQNGRTVHSGKYDGLDYKAAVDAIAADLAPRGLGEKQTTWRLRDWGISRQRYWGTPIPIIHCPDCGPVPVPEKDLPVVLPEDLIPDGSGNPLAKNEAFLSCACPKCGKPARRETDTMDTFVDSSWYFMRYTSPGNDQAMVDARNDYWMPMDQYIGGIEHAVLHLLYARFWTKVMRDLGMLKFDEPFTRLLCQGMVLNHIYSRKTPQGGIEYFWPEEVENVYDAKGAIVGARRKSDGSEIAYGGVGTMSKSKNNGVDPQSLIDTLGADTARLFVMFASPPEQTLEWSDSGVEGSNRFLRRLWSYAHSQRETVAAGLAASVDWQAAPAPVKDLRREVYNLLKQADYDYQRIQYNTVVSACMKMLNAIESADLPAGAPADAARAETIGVLLRVLYPVVPHITWNLWKDLGYETLYGDLLDAPWPQVDEAALVADEIELMLQVNGKLRGSLRVPAAAAKSDIEAQAAAHEAVARFLEGRPAKRVIVVPGKLVNVVG; encoded by the coding sequence ATGCAGGAACGCTACCTCCCCAACGCCGTTGAAGCCGCCGCCCACCAAGCCTGGCAGGCGCGTGATGCCTACCGCGTCGTCGAACACGCGACCGATGCCAACGGCGCCGAAAAGCCCAAGTTCTATGCGTGCTCGATGCTGCCCTACCCCAGCGGCAAGCTGCATATGGGACACGTGCGCAACTACACCATCAACGACATGATGGCGCGCCAGTTGCGCATGCGCGGCTACAACGTGCTGATGCCCATGGGCTGGGACGCCTTCGGCATGCCGGCGGAAAACGCCGCCATCAAGTCCAAGGTGCCGCCGGCCAAGTGGACCTACGACAACATCGCCTACATGAAGAAGCAGATGCAGGCGATGGGGCTGGCCATCGACTGGTCGCGCGAAATGTGCGCCTGCGATCCCGCCTACTACAAGTGGAACCAGTGGCTGTTCCTGAAGATGCTGGAAAAAGGCATCGCCTACCGCAAGACCCAGGTCGTCAACTGGGACCCGGTGGACAACACCGTGCTGGCCAACGAGCAGGTCATCGACGGCCGCGGCTGGCGTTCCGGCGCGCTGGTGGAAAAGCGCGAGATCCCCGGCTACTACCTGCGCATCACCGACTACGCCGAAGAACTGCTGGACCAGGTCAAGACCGGCCTGCCCGGCTGGCCCGAGCGCGTGCGCGTCATGCAGGAGAACTGGATAGGCAAGAGCGAGGGCCTGCGCTTCGCCTTCACCCATGATATCCGCGGCGCCGACGGCGCCCCGATCCAGGACGGCCGCCTCTACGTCTTCACCACCCGCGCCGACACCATCATGGGCGTCACCTTCTGCGCCGTGGCGCCGGAGCACCCCCTGGCGTCGCACGCCGCCGCCGGCAACCCGGAACTGGCCGCCTTCATCGAGCAGTGCAAGCTGGGCGGCACCACCGAGGCCGAGATGGCCACGCGCGAGAAGGAAGGCATGAAGACCGGCCTGACGGTCACGCATCCCATCACCGGCGCGCAGGTCGACGTCTGGGTCGGCAACTACGTGCTCATGAGCTACGGCGACGGCGCCGTCATGGGCGTGCCCGCGCACGACGAGCGCGACTTCGCCTTCGCCAAGAAATACGGCCTGCCCATCCGCCAGGTCATCGACGTGCAGGGCAAGGCCTACAGCACCGACGCGTGGCAGGAATGGTACGCCGACAAGCAGAACGGCCGCACCGTCCATTCCGGCAAGTACGACGGCCTGGACTACAAGGCCGCCGTGGACGCCATCGCGGCCGACCTGGCGCCGCGCGGCCTGGGCGAGAAGCAGACCACCTGGCGCCTGCGCGACTGGGGCATCTCGCGCCAGCGCTACTGGGGCACCCCCATCCCCATCATCCACTGCCCGGACTGCGGCCCCGTGCCGGTGCCGGAAAAAGACCTGCCGGTGGTGCTGCCGGAAGACCTCATCCCGGACGGCAGCGGCAACCCGCTGGCCAAGAACGAGGCCTTCCTGTCCTGCGCCTGCCCCAAGTGCGGCAAGCCGGCGCGGCGCGAAACGGACACCATGGACACCTTCGTCGATTCGTCCTGGTATTTCATGCGCTATACCTCGCCCGGCAACGACCAGGCCATGGTGGACGCCCGCAACGACTACTGGATGCCGATGGACCAGTACATCGGCGGCATCGAGCACGCCGTGCTGCACCTGCTGTACGCGCGCTTCTGGACCAAGGTCATGCGCGACCTGGGCATGCTCAAGTTCGACGAGCCCTTCACGCGCCTGCTGTGCCAGGGCATGGTGCTGAACCACATCTATTCGCGCAAGACGCCGCAGGGCGGCATCGAATACTTCTGGCCCGAGGAAGTCGAGAACGTCTATGACGCCAAGGGCGCCATCGTCGGCGCGCGCCGCAAGTCCGACGGCAGCGAGATCGCCTACGGCGGCGTGGGCACCATGTCCAAGTCGAAGAACAACGGCGTCGACCCGCAATCGCTGATCGACACGCTGGGCGCCGACACGGCGCGCCTGTTCGTCATGTTCGCCAGCCCGCCCGAGCAGACCCTGGAGTGGTCGGATTCCGGCGTCGAGGGTTCGAACCGCTTCCTGCGCCGCCTCTGGTCCTATGCCCATTCGCAGCGCGAGACCGTGGCCGCCGGCCTGGCCGCTTCGGTCGACTGGCAGGCCGCGCCGGCGCCGGTCAAGGACCTGCGCCGCGAGGTCTACAACCTGCTCAAGCAGGCCGACTACGACTACCAGCGCATCCAGTACAACACCGTGGTGTCGGCCTGCATGAAGATGCTCAACGCCATCGAAAGCGCCGACCTGCCGGCCGGCGCGCCGGCCGACGCCGCGCGCGCCGAGACCATCGGCGTGCTGCTGCGCGTGCTGTATCCGGTGGTGCCGCACATCACTTGGAACCTGTGGAAGGACCTGGGCTACGAGACCCTCTACGGCGACCTGCTCGACGCGCCCTGGCCCCAGGTCGACGAAGCCGCGCTGGTGGCCGATGAAATCGAGCTGATGCTGCAGGTCAACGGCAAGCTGCGCGGTTCGCTGCGCGTGCCGGCGGCCGCCGCCAAGAGCGACATCGAGGCGCAGGCCGCCGCCCACGAGGCGGTGGCGCGATTCCTGGAAGGCCGTCCGGCAAAACGGGTTATCGTTGTGCCCGGCAAGCTGGTCAACGTCGTCGGCTGA
- a CDS encoding LPS-assembly lipoprotein LptE, which translates to MNFGGFSVKGAAQGVARRVAPLRRPARAAGLGMLLLLSACGFHMRGETPLPFDTFYIGLGDNTRFGAEVKRALAAASPNTRLVDSPKDAEAQLQQVANTRSMREVSLNSQGRVEEYELGLSFTFRVIDAKGRAIVPDTTLEAFREMPYDDTVVQAKEGQAEQLYRSMQTSLVSRLLRRLTSDDVRQAAEKLAQSKPGDEEVPVYSTTPPEPPANQPTRPPGIINGPSSPNDYDN; encoded by the coding sequence ATGAATTTCGGCGGGTTCTCGGTCAAGGGCGCGGCCCAGGGTGTTGCGCGCAGGGTAGCCCCCCTGCGCCGGCCGGCGCGCGCCGCCGGCCTGGGCATGCTGCTGCTGCTGTCCGCGTGCGGTTTTCATATGCGCGGGGAAACGCCGCTGCCGTTCGACACCTTCTACATCGGGCTGGGCGACAACACCCGCTTCGGCGCGGAGGTGAAGCGCGCGCTGGCGGCCGCCTCGCCGAACACGCGCCTGGTCGACAGTCCCAAGGACGCGGAAGCGCAATTGCAGCAGGTCGCCAATACCCGCAGCATGCGCGAGGTGTCGCTGAACTCGCAGGGCCGGGTCGAGGAATACGAACTGGGCCTGAGCTTCACCTTCCGCGTCATCGACGCCAAGGGCCGCGCCATCGTGCCGGATACCACGCTGGAAGCCTTCCGCGAAATGCCGTACGACGACACCGTGGTGCAGGCCAAGGAAGGCCAGGCCGAGCAGTTGTACCGCAGCATGCAGACCAGCCTGGTCAGCCGGCTGCTGCGCCGCCTGACCTCGGACGACGTGCGCCAGGCCGCCGAGAAGCTGGCCCAGTCCAAGCCGGGCGACGAGGAAGTGCCGGTCTACAGCACGACGCCGCCGGAGCCCCCGGCCAACCAGCCGACGCGCCCGCCGGGCATCATCAACGGCCCGTCGTCGCCCAACGACTACGACAACTGA